The Sulfuricurvum sp. IAE1 DNA window GAGCGAGCTTTTGCCGACGTTCGGACGGCCGATAATGGCTAATTTTTTCAATAGGGAAACCTTTTGGCAAAGTTGTAAGTTTTTTATTATAGCGCAGAACCCCTTATGCTATGATGTCGTCCATGATCTACTACAGCTACGAAGACTTCAAACGTGATGTCCCCGCACTGATCGCGCAGATGGGAGCGTTTCGTCCCGATACCGTCTTGGCGATCGCGCGCGGCGGCGTGACGCTCGGGCACGCGCTGACCATGGCGCTCGACATCCGCAATCTCCAGTGCATCCGCGTCGAGAGCTACGACGGTACGCATCACCGAGAGGAAGTAACGGTCAAAACCCTCTGCGATCTCTCCGATTCGCACCGGGTTTTGATCGTGGACGACATCGTCGACAGCGGCCAGACTCTCTCCACCCTTATGCCGATCCTCTCCCACCGCTATCCTGAAATCGAATTTCGCAGCGCGTCGCTGTTCTACAAACAAAACGCATCGGCCCGCCCCGATTACACGCTGCACGAAGCGCGCGACTGGATCGATTTTTTCTGGGAAGGCGATTTTGTTTTAAAAACCGTTTCGGTATAATCGCCTCCATCTACCCCCTCTTTTACTTTTACGACGTCAAGGATATTTTTATATGCCGAAAGAATACATTTTTACCTCCGAATCGGTCACCGAGGGGCATCCGGACAAAATGGCCGACCAGATCAGCGACGCGATCCTCGATTACATCATCGCCGAAGATCCCAAAGCCCGTGTTGCCTGCGAAACGCTCGTCTCCAATGGTTTTTGCGTCATCGCCGGAGAACTGAAAACGACCACTTACGCCCCGATGCAGGAGATTACCCGTCAGGTAGTGCGCGAAATCGGCTATACCGACGCCACATACGGCTTTGATTATCGCTCATGTGCCGTACTCAACGGGATCGGAGAACAATCTCCCGACATCAATCAAGGGGTCGACCAAAGCGGCGGTGAGATCGGTGCGGGGGATCAGGGGCTCATGTTCGGTTACGCCTGCCGCGAAACCGAGGTGCTCATGCCGCTGCCGGTCCATCTGGCACACCGGATCACCGAACGGTTGGCGAAAGTGCGCAAAGAGGGAATCCTCCCCTACCTGCGCCCCGACGGTAAAGCGCAGGTGAGCGTCCGTTACGTCGACGACAAGCCCGTCGCCGTGGAGACGGTCGTCGTATCGACCCAGCACGCCCCTGAAATTTCACAAGAAAAACTCCACGCCGACGTCATCTCCGAGGTGATCCGGCACGTTATCCCCGAAGAGCTGCTTTCATCCGACATCGTCTATCACATCAACCCGACCGGAAAATTCGTTATCGGCGGACCGCAGGGGGATGCGGGGCTGACGGGACGCAAAATCATCGTCGACACCTACGGGGGAAGCTGCCCTCACGGCGGCGGCGCGTTCAGCGGAAAAGACCCGACCAAAGTAGACCGTTCGGCCGCTTATGCCGCCCGCTACGTTGCCAAAAACCTCGTCGCATCAGGTGCGTGCGACCGCGCGACGATCCAGGTTGCTTATGCGATCGGCGTCGTCAAGCCGGTTTCGGTCATGGTCAACACGCACGGGACGTCCAAAGTCGAAGAGAGCAAAATCGAAGCGTGCGTCAACGAACTTTTCGATCTCACCCCGCGCGGTATCATCGAAACGCTCGACCTGCTCCGCCCTATCTATCGGCAGACGGCCGCATACGGCCATTTCGGGCGCGAACTTCCCGATTTTACATGGGAAAAAACCGATAAGGTGGATGCTATCCGCTCCTATCTAGGGCTCTAAAACGGCCCTCCGTAACACTCGTCCCCCAAACCTTTTTAAACCCCTCTCTTTTTAGGTGGGTTTAAAATTCTTCTGTTATAGTTTCCCCATAACAATCAACCAAGGAGAATCCTATGGCAGTAGTCATTAATGATACCTGTATTAACTGCGGCGCTTGCATCGACGAGTGTCCGGTAGAAGCGATCGTAGACGAGGACGATAACCCAACGGGTGAAGACATCTACTACGTATACGCTGACAAATGTGTCGAGTGTGTAGGTCACCACGACGAACCCGCCTGTGCGACTGCCTGCCCAACTGAAGGTTGTATCACTTGGGACGAAATCGGTGCAAGTCCTGCCCACCGTGAAGACATCACCGCAGAAATGCGTTCTTCCAAAGCAAACGTCGTTAACTAAATACGATAAAAGGGAAGGTTTCACCCTTCCCTCTCTTCCCTTTCTCCATTCCGTTCATCTTTAATCTTACTTAAATTATTGTTCCGCTATAATCCCACTCTATTTTTTACACATAAAACAGGAGCATTGATGGAACAAACGTTGTCAATCATCAAGCCTGACGCCGTTGCAAAAGGTGTCATCGGTAAAATCTTGGACCGCTTCGAAAGCAACGGTCTGCGGATTGCAGCCACCAAAAAAGTACAGTTGAGCCGCCAGGACGCCGAAGCGTTCTACGCCGTTCACAAAGCGCGCCCGTTCTTCAACGACCTGGTTGATTTCATGGTCAGCGGTCCGGTAGTCGTTTCCGTTCTCGAAGGGGAAAACGCGGTTCTCAAAAACCGTGACCTGATGGGTGCGACCAACCCTAAAGAAGCTGCGCCCGGCACAATCCGCGCCGACTTCGCCGAAAACATCGATGCCAATGCCGTTCACGGAAGCGATTCTCTTGAGAACGCCGCGATCGAAATCGCGTTTTTCTTCTCGGGCCGCGAAATCAGCTAAACCATGTTGATACCGTTTAGACGCCTGGGCACCGTACCTGTCGATTTTGAGCTAAATCGTGACAATGCCCGTTTTTCAGGTGAAATATTCCTGAAAAAAAGCAATCTTGCGCAATTAAACGGTACAATTACGGGGAGTATTTCAATCCCGTGCGACATCTGCGCCGAGCCGATTGAAACGCCTCTGAACGAAGAGGTGAGTTTTTACCTCTCCGATGGCATTTACAAAGGAAACGAGGAAGAGTTCGACGTCGTGGAAATCGATACGGCGACCATCGATATGGACGAACTCTTCCGTTCGGAAATCGAACTGATCCGCAGCGATTATTATTGCTGT harbors:
- the metK gene encoding methionine adenosyltransferase — encoded protein: MPKEYIFTSESVTEGHPDKMADQISDAILDYIIAEDPKARVACETLVSNGFCVIAGELKTTTYAPMQEITRQVVREIGYTDATYGFDYRSCAVLNGIGEQSPDINQGVDQSGGEIGAGDQGLMFGYACRETEVLMPLPVHLAHRITERLAKVRKEGILPYLRPDGKAQVSVRYVDDKPVAVETVVVSTQHAPEISQEKLHADVISEVIRHVIPEELLSSDIVYHINPTGKFVIGGPQGDAGLTGRKIIVDTYGGSCPHGGGAFSGKDPTKVDRSAAYAARYVAKNLVASGACDRATIQVAYAIGVVKPVSVMVNTHGTSKVEESKIEACVNELFDLTPRGIIETLDLLRPIYRQTAAYGHFGRELPDFTWEKTDKVDAIRSYLGL
- a CDS encoding 4Fe-4S dicluster domain-containing protein; translated protein: MAVVINDTCINCGACIDECPVEAIVDEDDNPTGEDIYYVYADKCVECVGHHDEPACATACPTEGCITWDEIGASPAHREDITAEMRSSKANVVN
- the ndk gene encoding nucleoside-diphosphate kinase, which gives rise to MEQTLSIIKPDAVAKGVIGKILDRFESNGLRIAATKKVQLSRQDAEAFYAVHKARPFFNDLVDFMVSGPVVVSVLEGENAVLKNRDLMGATNPKEAAPGTIRADFAENIDANAVHGSDSLENAAIEIAFFFSGREIS
- a CDS encoding DUF177 domain-containing protein: MLIPFRRLGTVPVDFELNRDNARFSGEIFLKKSNLAQLNGTITGSISIPCDICAEPIETPLNEEVSFYLSDGIYKGNEEEFDVVEIDTATIDMDELFRSEIELIRSDYYCCSNCEGKTLDAEF
- a CDS encoding phosphoribosyltransferase, translating into MIYYSYEDFKRDVPALIAQMGAFRPDTVLAIARGGVTLGHALTMALDIRNLQCIRVESYDGTHHREEVTVKTLCDLSDSHRVLIVDDIVDSGQTLSTLMPILSHRYPEIEFRSASLFYKQNASARPDYTLHEARDWIDFFWEGDFVLKTVSV